The genomic DNA CTATTCGCCGGATAAACTGGTGGTCACCTATGGCGTGCCCGCGCCGACGCCTGCGTTCGTTTACAACGCCGTCGGCAAACGGCCGCTGCCCACCCGCGAAACGATTGTCACCGACACCGTGGATTCCATCGCCGCCCGGTTCAACTTGCGCTATACGGAACAGAAATGGCTGAATGCCACCGCCCAACTGCTCGCCGAAGACCCCACCGCCTTGCAACGGTTCATGTCCGGTGACATGACCATATTCATGGCCACCCAGTTCAACCAACTGGGCGGCATCTCGGCGTTGTCACGCTTTGATGAGCGGGAACAGGTGTTTGACGCCTTGCGCCAGTCCACCTTGGCCCGCCAATCCATGCTGGCGGCGCAATACCAATAACGTTTACCTCATGCCTTTACCCACCAAGCCATCGGACTCGCCGGCCCAACCCGACCTTTCCCTCCAGTCCAACTTCTTTTCCTCCGGCCTGCGCCAAAAGGTGGACCAGTTGATGGACATCCTGTGGGCGGGCGGGGTGAACAACCCGATGGATTCCATCGAGCAATGCTCGTATCTGTTGTTTCTCCGCCTGCTGAGCGAGAAAGACGAGGTCCTGGCCAGCCTCGATAAAAAGTATCAGCGGATTTTTTCCGGCGAATGGTCCCGCTACGCCTGGGGCAACTTCGTTACGCTCACGGGCGACAGCCTGTTTGACGCCGTCCGGGATGCGATTGAACATCTGCACGAACTGCCGGGCCTCACCCCCACCGGCAAACTCCTGTTCAGCCGGGCCACGCTCAAGATTTATGACCGGCCCACCCTCCGCGCCGTCATTCAGGCCATCCAGGAAATGGATCTGGCCGCGCATGAAGGCCAGGATTTCAAGGGGGACATGTATGAATATCTCCTGGGCAAATTGTCGGCGTCCGGCACCAATGGCCAATTCCGCAGTCCCCGCCACATCATTGCCATGATGGTGGCGCTGGTGAATCCGCAGCCGGGCCAGCGGATTTGCGACCCGGCGTGCGGCACGGTGGGCTTTCTCATCGCCGCGTTCCTGCACATCCTGCGGCAATTCACCAAGCTGGCCGATTTGCGGCGGGGCATTGTGGATGGCTCGCTGCTCAAACCGGCGCAATGGAAGTTTCTGGAGGAACAGGCGTTCACAGGTTTCGACAACGACGCCAACATGGTGAAGATCGGCATCCTCAATCTGTACCTGCACCAATTGGAACGGGCCCGGATCGAGCATTTCAATCCGCTCACCACCGGGTTTGGGGGCGTGTATCCCGGCAAGCTGTTCGATGTCATCCTCGCCAACCCGCCCTTTTCGGGCAAGGTGCAGGATGAAAGCATTCTGGCCGACCTGAATTACAAACTGAACACCCGCGCCACCGAGCTGCTCTTCCTGAAATGGATCATTGACCACCTTGCCCCCAATGGCCGGGCCGGGGTCATCATCCCGAATGGCGTGCTGTTTGGCTCCACCAACGCGGCCACCGCATTGCGTGAACTGCTGCTGACCGAATGCGAACTGCAAGCCGTGATCAGCCTGCCCAGCGGCGTATTCAAGCCGTACGCGGGCGTGGCGACGGCGGCCTTGATTTTCCAAAAGGGCAAGCCGACGCAGAACGTTTGGTTTTACGACATCACCGCGGATGGCTTCAGCCTCGACGACAAACGCACACCCATTGAGGCCAATGACATTCCCGACGTGCTGGCCAAGTGGCCCAACCGTGAGGAAGGCCCGAACAGTTACCAGGTGCCGATTGAGAAGATCAAAGCGAACGAGTGGAGCTTGGCGGCGGGCCGGTACAAACCGGTGACCACCGAAGCCGTGAACCATGATGCACCGGCGGATATTCTTGGCGATGTGCTCAAACTGGAAAACGAAATCATCAAGCGTGGCAATGTGTTGCTGAAAGAAATCAGCGGGAAGAAATGAAACGCTGGCCGATAAAACAGTTAGGTGAGTTTGTGGAAGAGCAAACCGAACGGTTGCGTGAGCAGAGCAC from Verrucomicrobiota bacterium includes the following:
- a CDS encoding class I SAM-dependent DNA methyltransferase, producing MPLPTKPSDSPAQPDLSLQSNFFSSGLRQKVDQLMDILWAGGVNNPMDSIEQCSYLLFLRLLSEKDEVLASLDKKYQRIFSGEWSRYAWGNFVTLTGDSLFDAVRDAIEHLHELPGLTPTGKLLFSRATLKIYDRPTLRAVIQAIQEMDLAAHEGQDFKGDMYEYLLGKLSASGTNGQFRSPRHIIAMMVALVNPQPGQRICDPACGTVGFLIAAFLHILRQFTKLADLRRGIVDGSLLKPAQWKFLEEQAFTGFDNDANMVKIGILNLYLHQLERARIEHFNPLTTGFGGVYPGKLFDVILANPPFSGKVQDESILADLNYKLNTRATELLFLKWIIDHLAPNGRAGVIIPNGVLFGSTNAATALRELLLTECELQAVISLPSGVFKPYAGVATAALIFQKGKPTQNVWFYDITADGFSLDDKRTPIEANDIPDVLAKWPNREEGPNSYQVPIEKIKANEWSLAAGRYKPVTTEAVNHDAPADILGDVLKLENEIIKRGNVLLKEISGKK